TTTATTCttagtattattcattcattcattcatcttccataccgcttgatcctcactaaggtcgcggggggtgctggagcccatcccagccgtctcctgaatcggttgccagccaatcgcagggcacacatagacgaacaaccatccacgctcatactcacaccgagggacaatttagagtgttcaatcagcctgccatgcatgtttttggaatgtgggaggaaaccggagcacccggagaaaacccacgcaggcccggggagaacatgcaaactccacacagggaggccggagctggaatcgaacccggtacctctgcattgtgaagccgacgtgctaaccactggactaccgggccgcctcttagGATTattatgaattttattttttttgctttgacttgttttCTCCAATCACTTCACACCAGGCCTCACTTTTTCGTCTTGTACATtattattaccggtagttttccttgtttgtttttcgaAGTATGATTCAGGGTGGTGGACTAGTTAGTGGCTCCGGCCCACCTGCAATCCTAATATTACTATATTagatattgttgtttttatatcGTTGTAGTAATGAGGACAGTCGTgatgatgattgtttgtctatatgtgcgcTGCAACAGTCCAAGGTGTATTTCAAGCTAGAACAGGCTCCAATGGTtggctggctggatggataaCATAATTTCCACCTGCCTCTCTTTGCTTGTGTacatctaaaaatgaaaaaaaagaaagaatgttGCACTACATACGTTTGGTGGTGCTCTGGGGCTGCGCCGTGCTTCTGTTACTGAAGGGATTGACGGCGTTGTTGGGAGGCTGGTGGCAGCCGGGGTTCTTGGAGTAGTTGGTGAACGTGAGCCCATCCTGAGATTGTTTTCTGTGCGTTTGGCTGAGTAAGGCGTTGAGGCTGTTGTAGAGGCTGGCACTGAGGCTAAGGTCAGCGCCAAAGGTGGAGGCTTGCCGGGGGCCGTCGTGGTTCCGCCTCGGTGCCGAGAGAGGATACTGGTGtgggttgttgttgtggttgggGGGATGGTTCTTCTGGACGGAGGCGAGCAGAGCTGCATCGTTCTCGTACGTCCAGCAGCTGCCGTCCAAACTGCCTGAGCGACTGTGACTCGGTACCTTTCGGAGGTTTCAAAGACACCAGGTCACGTAATTTTTTTTGAACCCACTTTTTGACataataaatgcatttgaatagcgaccctcccccccaaaaaacaaggataaaatgaatagaaaatattgcggtgtctgtattttattttgtgccatGAAGAGGCGCAGCCTTGTGGGGCGACGTGTGACATGAGCGAGTTTACATGTGAGAGTCTGCGCGTGAGCGGTGACCGACAGCAGCTTGCATGAGTGTGTTCATCGTGTTTATGAGTCTGACTCTTTTCCCTGGCATTCAATCAACAACTGAAAAGTGCATCagtgactgtggctctcctttcctacACGGGaagggcatttaaaaaaaatctatgaaaaAACTGATCACTTCATAAACTTGCACTTCAGCGGGTGTACAAACGATGAACCCCCGAGGAGATCTTTTTCGTGAATTGCTATTATTTGTACTACGAGTCCATTGATTCTCTCATTTTACTGGTAGCAAAATACTAAGGAGCCACACAAGTGGTCACAGTAACACGTCATCTTTTTCATACCTTGTATCCATCCAGTGGTATAGTAACGGGCAGACTGCTCTGCCGGTTGTGTCTCCAGCTCTGGAGGATCCTCTGCTGGGCTTCCAGCTTCTCCTTCTCCCTGTCGACACTCTTCTGGCCCTCCCGGAGTCTGTCAAGATTGTTACGATACTCCAGCAGCTGAGCTTCCAGCTCCTCTCGTTCACAGCGGAGCCGTTGTGCCTCCAGGACGCAATGCTGCTCACGCCGCTCCAGTGCACTTTCCTGCTCAGTCTGCACACAATATCGCACATTTCCATCAGACAGACCGGTGATTCCCCATTCAAGTTAGCCCTCCATTGCTGCGAATCCACCCAGATAGTGAGACCAACCTGTTGTTTCTCCCTGGCCACACATTCCTTGTCCCAGCGCTGCtggtcttgttttattttcacttggaGTTTCTGCACctcatccacttcttccttcttCCTGTCTAAACCCTTTTTCTCAACTtcctctttcttcctttcaacACCCATCTGCCTCTCGTGCTCCTGCAGCACAGCAGATGTCCTGTTCGCAACTCGGACGTAGCAAAACGTCTATGAGGGGACTTTCAAGGCATTCTTACCAGGCTGTTTTGGGGAGAAGCGAGGGTCTTGAGCTGAGATTTGTCTCGCATTTTCTGGATCTCGAGGCAACTGTCCTGAAGAGTCACGGCAGCCTGccaaagccccgccccccccaaaaaacacacattagtGTCAAACTACTGCTGGTAAAAATAACAATCTAAATGAATTATCAGTTATTTAAATCTGCACTTCTACCAACATCAAAGTGAGCGGCAACTTTTTCCCCCAGCCTGAACGCGTGCAGTTATTCAACGGTGCGGCTTATTTGCCGGTACACTAATCGTGTTTAGTGTTCATGTTGAAGGGGAACTGTTCACGGTTTAAAGTTTCGAGTTCAAGCCAATCAATTTGGCCATTGAAAATGGAAATCAGGCCACCGTACATTTTCTCGGACTAAATAACGATTGTGGAGCTTAATTTTCTGTggtcatttgtattttgtaacAGTATTTCCACTTCTATGTTACTTTATGTTGTTTCCACTTCGACTTTCCTAGACTGAGGATGGCGGTTTTTGGGTCTCTCAAATTTGTATGAGTAATACGTGAGGCGAATCAACCGTGGCTTATGTGTGTAAAAGaaaaatttgattttgtttaatATTTAGTAGCTGAGGCTTATATACCGGTTTGCTCAACAGAATAGATTTCATGATAATTCCATTTTGTAAGAACAGAATAAAAAGAAGAGCTAATCGCGTCCATGCATTTGTGCACTTACTCACCTGCAGACTATAAAGAAGCTGAGTCAGACTTTGCACACTCTCTGCCACCTACAGAAGAGAACTGTTTCTTAGTCCAGAAGGACATCAACAAAaggaagaataaataaatactccaTTTGGGAACGCTGACAGCCAAACCTTGAACAGTGTTTCTTTGGTGTCGCCTTTCTTTGGCTCCGAAGCAGAACTCCacaaaactccatccatccccGTGCCCTCACTATCCGATCCAAGAGAAGTGGAACTCATACTGAGTGTGCTCAGGTAATCAGCTGTGAGAAACAAAGGGCACAACGATGACACGGGACCGCATGCGTCACCTGCCTTACACTCGAGAATTGCATACGAATGAGCTCGCTTACGTTCCGAGGGAGACTCTTGGATGCTGCTGCCGTGACTGTTGTAGTTGCAGCACTCGGGCCCACGGATCGGAGAGTTGTCACTTGGTACAGGAAGGTCATCGTGGACCTGCAGGATGGTGATCAGGTTTTCCGCTACACAGGAAGCAGTCACAAAAGTTGAGTTAATTCCCGGCCGAGCTGGTTATTTTCACTAAGTGAGTAAAAGGGGATGTTGACATTGCACGACCGTGAATTCCTTTTACAGGTTAAAACTGTATGGAAGTTGCTATCTATGCTCCGTTGACTTCTCCCCTTCGTATTCAAGTCTTGCCGAGCCTCTTCTGGCTGAACACAATTTACCAGTTTTCTCAGCGGTTGTCTCACCTTCTCGGAGTGCAGCTGTGAGCAGTGTTGAGGCGGGTCTTGGGGACTCACTATCAATGTCTGGTTGTACCAGCAGGTGGCGATGTGGCACGGCTTGTGAAGAGCGCAGGGTTAACTCTGTGAGCTCAGCATATAATTGCAACTTCTCCTCCAAACTGTTGCAGATGCGCTGGTCCTGGTTTAACAATGTctctacaaaaaatatatatatatatactgtatatatacaaataCCGTGATTCATAATTCAACGCCTTCTATTTGACTCCCATGAGCCCAGTATCAAGGTCTACTCAACCGTTACCTTGGAACTTTGAGATTTTCTGAAACTTTGCTTCTGCTGCTCGCTTGGCCTCCTCGGATTCGGCActgcgctcctcctcctcctcttcctccgggCAACTGCCGTGAAGGTTAAGTAGGTGAGATAATgattaacacacacgcacgtagaCACATACAGCACAAAAGACTGTACTATAAAACAAAACGTCACAATGTCATTGTCAACATTGAAACAATTGTTCGCAGTTGACTCCACAACAAACCTCTCGACAGCTTGTCTTATGTGTCTCATCCAAGCATTTCTCTCCTCCCTGGTCGTGGTGTGAACTTCGTACATCTCTGGTCCAGCCGATGAAGCGGAGATGAGGAACATCCCTCGTTCCTCATTGGCTACTTCTCGAACAATGAGCTTTTGCAGTGGGATCACAGGAGGCTTCTGGTCCTGCAAGTCAACGGAACTCAATAAATGAGAGACGCATTGGTCGTCGGAGTTGCATATTTGCGATTTCGGTTGAGGCTTACCACGGCCGCAAACACAAAGCGTTGATCTTTCTCTTGTAGGAACACCAGAACATCTGTAAGCAGGAGGGCCAATGTATCTAGAGTAAAAATTCACAGAAGTTAGTTATCAGCTCAACGAAAACGATCCGGCGGCAGATGTGCAGAAGCTACAAACCTTTTAGGCGGCCTGTGGCGGTCTTCCAGTAAAGCAGTCCCTTGTGCTGCAGATCTCTGTGTTTGCTGTGCAGGTCCTGCTTGCGAATCACCTTGCCGCTCTTTAGTTTGGCAAAGCTCTTGTTCTCCAGACGGGCGAGCACTTCTTGCAGCTCCTGCGATTTCTCGTACTTACTTACAGTTAGGTCCACTGCTGTGATGATATCACGAATCCGAGCCAGAGCACTTGACAAGTCGGAGTGTTCCTGACTGCCTTCTGTCGAGGTTTAAGGTCATCAAGGTCaaggttaaccctttcagggacagcggttaggaCAGTGGACAAATTATCATGTTATGgggttcatgaaagggttaaatataaaATTCTAATTTCTGAATTCATTTTTACACAGTGATTTGAACCAAGAtagaaatgttcattcattcatttgtacaGTTCAAGGTTAAAGATGTCATTAACTACAatgatgccttgagatatggATTTCGTTTGTTCCTTGACCACAtctggaactaaaaaaaaaaaacacctgtactgaaatcatctttccccattgaaatgaatggtgaTGCAatgctcttaactcattcaatgccaGGCCATTTTCACCGGAGGAAACCCTTCAAAATCCCTCAGTGCAATATTAACACGCAAGCCTaccaagaagaaaaaatgaGACTCTCTTCTTTGAGCCGGGAAAACGTTTGTTTCTAACTTTGTTCCGTTCCTTAGCAATCAGCATGAGAAAATAGCTAAATGTTATCAGATTTCCATTTTCTGAGTAAAAGAAACGTAGGAAAAAGACCTTTTTGGAATGCATGCATAAGTTCAAGTGTGGTGCCAGCATTTTTTGCTCTCAAACATCTAAATAAGACTTTCCATCTACAAAACAACATAAAGAACAGCGCAAAAGGGCTTTTGGTAGGAAAAATCTTCATATGCGCTGCATTGAACTGATGAAATGAACTATGAACGGAAGTGAAACAATCAGTTCAGTGAGCGCTTGCACATTTGCGTGTGTTCTCTAGTGAGTTGAATTCACTGCCACTTGTATCATTCTTTTTTGCTCAGAAGtcaagcaaaataaatacataaataaatggaatCAGCTGAATCATGGCTCATATCGCAAAATAATTCACAGTCTTAAGTGATTTGTACATGGAGCTGACTTGCCTTGAGTGTAATGTAATATCCTCTCCAACAAAACTGGGTACTTGGTGATGCGCTGGGTGACTAAAAGGATAAACTCTGGAATCCCTCTCCTCCTGACCAGCGAGTTATGGCTCTGTTGCTGTGAGCAGAGAGGCCACAAGGATTTCACAACATTGCTGATGTTGAAAACATGCAATGTTCTACAACCGGGGGCCCCACTTTGACAAAGTTCTggagttttttattttgttgttgaagCTCCTTGAAGACACTGACGGCTTCCATGTGGTGACTGCAGAAATCGCCGTACACTTGCTTCATTGTCTCAGCATTTTCATCTGAGAACtgaaagggtcatcttcagttTTGAGAAAGGTCCTTTGATTGCAACATGTATGCATCATGACCAACCTGCTGAAGCAGGATGTCGCCGATCTGATGGATGAGGTAATTTCTCTGGTTCTCGGCTTGGGTGGAAGCTTGTCTGCACTCCTGCAGTGATCCAAAGAGGTTCCTGTGGAAGAGCAACAAGGAATCCAAACAAGGGAATATCCGGGCCACACAATCCCAGTCGAGTTGCAGCTCCTCCAGCATTCCTCGTCTGAACACTTCGGACATGACTGTCAGAGTCTGGATGTGGTGCAGCTCAGTCTGCATTAGTTCTACAAGGAGGCAGCAAAGTGGATTATCATCATGATACAACTGATTAACCAAGAGACTGGAATGGCTTAATGACTCTCATTGAGTAAAGCCCGCCTTGCCTCACCATAAATTACATCCTGGCGTTTGATGGCACGTCTGTCATGCTGCCGGCAGAAATCCGGACTCACTGCAAGACTCCACGACTCTGCGTCGAGTCCCAGAAGATCGGCTGATAGATCGCTTAGTAGAGGAGCATCTACATCATCTGCGCAGCGGTGATAGTGTACAGTCATTTTATGAAACGTTCAAGGGTTTACAAAGGTCTGATTAAGCCTCGCTGACCCTGCGGGGCGATTGGTGGGTCGACTAAAGGAAGAATTGTCATTGGGGCGCCCTCATCGAACTGCGAGCCGTAAGCTGTAGGAATGGAATCAATCTCCATTGCTGTTGTGTCACTCAGCCTTCTATAGAACAGAAAGGGGAATACAGAAACGTCAAATAGCTTAGTTTTAGGTACAAATTGCTATTCACAATGAGACTGCAATAAATGCTAGCTAGAAACAGTGTTGTGGTGGAATCCATCTGATTACTGTTAATATGCAGGGTTGAACTACGGTTGTCAATCCTACCTGCTCTCTAAAGAGACGGAGAGACCTTTGGAGAGAGCGTCGAGTGTTTCTCGCTTTTCTTTGGTCGTCGGTGTGAGTGAGGATGACGAAGAAACGGAGGAGAAGGCGAGGGGTGTGGAGGAAGGGATGCCTTTCACAGAAGCTGAAGGAGACACTGAGATAACAGGAAATGTTCTCATTGTCATGGGAAACAGCAGGTGAAGACGCCAATGTTCAAATTAAAGTTCCTACCACATACCACAGAaaatgattattaaaaaaaaaaaccgaggcACCAAAATCATGAAAAACCAAGCACTTGTCTTCATTCTCCATGGGCGTGTATGCTTGAAGATCACACCACGCCCAACTATATATCACCATATGCCTCCAATATGAGCTGGGGGGAATAAGATATCCAAATATACACAAACacccttttatatatatatatatatatatatatatatatatatgtaaataaaaTGATGGGGGATGGAGCGACTCCTGCCGAGGCCCATGTGCATCACTGGGCTCAGTTTCTGCCTGGATGCCAATCAAGGAtattgaaatgatgaaaaacattttagcaCGAAATCTCCAGAAATCTACATAGTTCTTGGGCTTTGTACATCTTTAAAAATGGTTGACATGTTTACAAAGAAAGATCTGAATTCACTCTAGTTTACAGTctataaatcacaggtgtcaaacctaAGGGCCAGGTGCCAGATAtggcccgccgcatcattttatgtggcccacaaaagcaaatcaaccaGGTCAACTTCCACGACGCTTGCTAAAATCCGTACCAAAATGTCCagttgtcatatgtaataaatcggCATTGTTAGCTATTACAAGCATTATTTCAGAAACTTCAACAACAGGGGGAACAAACTACTctccttgacttttgatttcaaaatttaATAATTGTGTACAGTACTTTACATGCAAAAATACGAGGAAGTGATTCAACATTTCTACGGTTTCAgccataatggccctccgagggaaactgTGACGACAATGTAgctcgtgacaaaaatgagtttttgacaccCTTGCTTTAAGTGTACAATGTACCTTCTCATTGTATGGGGATGTCCTCACTCTACCGATGTTATGCACAAACACATATAAATACAATCCAGGATGGATCCCCCACTAAGGCAGATTAAAATTtaacaatttctttttctttttttaacagagtCATATGGGTGAGTCAGTGGCCAGGGtaaatgatttgctttcaaCAACAGGGAAAAAAGAGAGGAgaggtaaaaacaaaaagaataaggACGATGTAACGAAGAGGGATAACATGGGGTAAATCATGTAATTTCTGACTCACTCTGTGGGAGGGACAAGGTCTTGCTTTTTGTCAACAATGCATTCTTCTCCTGCAGCTTCTGAGGAAAAATGTCATATCAACTTAAGTTGATGAACAACATAGCTGCACTGTCTTTAAATAAAATtagtcaaaaaacaaaatctctgGAGGAGAAAACATGACACAACCTACAGTGTACACTGTCGCTGTTATTATTTTTCACTGTTCAGAACATCGCATGATTccaggaattttttttctttctttctttgtcacCAAGCGCTGGATCTTTTTCTCCCGGCTTTTTGACTGCCTCCCCCACCTGCCCGTGAGGCGGCAACtgatttatttgttcatttagcATTCAGCCTCTGACAGGCATGGCAGTAGAGTGAGAGAAGGGGAGACAAGCGCAATGACCCGCAACATATTGCGGCACACAGCACTTTTGAGTTTCCAGGAAGGACATCTTCAAGGTAAAATTGTAGTCAAGGTGCAGAGATTCGagcaccaaaaataaaatctttggccacaactGTTTGAATGAGGGTCCAAGAACAAGCTaacatgattcttttttttttttttttttgctctcattgTTATGGGAGACCAAAGGCAGCGTTTGATGGTTACCTTTCCGCATTGTGTAACAGAATCTCGACAGTTCTTGTGGACGTTCAAGAAACAGTCTGCAGACAAAAACAGACAAAGTCACGGTTAATTCAATCATTTAACTGATAATAAATCTAAATAAGCAATGTCCAGATGGCCATCGAAACTGCCCATCGGTGTTGACTTTGCTGGGGGAAGAAAGCTGACTTCATCTTTTCTGCGGACCAAAACACGAAGGCAGCACGTGTGAGGATATTTATACAAACGCTGACAGTTGAGCCACCACAAGACATAAGACAACACCGCCGCCGCTGTTGAATACTTACTGGAGCACTGCAGCAGCTCCTTCCCAGAAACCGACttatcgcaggccacacagacagCAGGACCAGATGGAGACGCGGGCACAAACTGATGTCCATGAGCCGCTCCGTTCTTGTCCTTCCCGTCCTTCGCCTCTTTCCCTTTAACCTGAAAAGAAAGCTCGTAAAATAATATGCATTTCCCCGTTGAGCTGACATTGACAACGGTCGATGCCGGAGtgcaactgaaaaacaaaaagtaatgcGGCCAGCTTCCTGGTGCGATACACCTGTTGAAGTGGTGTTAGCTGAGATAAAGGGATTTGAGTCAGCCTCGCTGTTAACTCTCTTCTGCTTGAAGGGTTCTGCTGTTATGGCGCTTTAACTTTGGGGGAGCATTAGGAGGGATtcctttgtgtgagtgtgtgtgtgtgtgtgtgtgtgtgtgcgaggaaTGTTTATTTTCTTATCGAACTTTCCAAGGAGTTCATGTTTGTTAGCTCGTATATGTGCATGCTCCGAAACACGTGACAACGCC
This sequence is a window from Hippocampus zosterae strain Florida chromosome 6, ASM2543408v3, whole genome shotgun sequence. Protein-coding genes within it:
- the arhgef28a gene encoding rho guanine nucleotide exchange factor 28 isoform X3; the protein is MELSRRKVPLYGQAKVFALLEGEDSMLEDAEVFIVLEGSTLVHVTKALSDVMLCFIVPGHNLAEVVSVQAYLSSETTPLTWVGGAMLEYVQDDAQELAEYLVTHGYSLSSLDHEELSSLFNLAQQSSRWVMDRRVALAMANLDIPPNWNVLGSPRTDDHSPKESLLHLAVRWGLCRLAELLLCQPGGLMAINLPNKEGVTPLQLAHASGNRELLELLTHPPNPLATPPAGLSQVWADRSRLLRYCHDTGNLTLTVRQNLKWSSEESRHADIQLLRNRLRDEGFLREIKALRRERTETIFGKEQLVDDPAENGPFLDKSGDNSAADENDYEEPLMFCLNQEDQEDEQSDSEKSQSIGESQTSSPTLAAAARLSAMIHGKDRVYANAMVVQQVDDVDMKYHSSPPPDVGNLCWEPFTMTPHDSRTCPKNPHPPTPRNGERAVRSPGPEKSKDSPLQISPPSPSSPFASPPSFPSSPLASAFRLFEGSQRRQPQSNLPVSPTLNRRGCNLPATTRGLSPSLECDSGEEDILGHSYPCSASKLQCSSPDFNRSHSDSTQKPSKNPEEGEVRLRSYSYSSPKVRPSRPLLNRDATITDLAEDGAFSSSGRSLLQALSLSKSLSRLNQVKQSVLNLTETSKEKRIEDEEWDKYIIPSKVESEKYKVSRTFSFLKSRMSSTRNKTKVKGKEAKDGKDKNGAAHGHQFVPASPSGPAVCVACDKSVSGKELLQCSNCFLNVHKNCRDSVTQCGKKLQEKNALLTKSKTLSLPQTSVKGIPSSTPLAFSSVSSSSSLTPTTKEKRETLDALSKGLSVSLESRRLSDTTAMEIDSIPTAYGSQFDEGAPMTILPLVDPPIAPQDDVDAPLLSDLSADLLGLDAESWSLAVSPDFCRQHDRRAIKRQDVIYELMQTELHHIQTLTVMSEVFRRGMLEELQLDWDCVARIFPCLDSLLLFHRNLFGSLQECRQASTQAENQRNYLIHQIGDILLQQFSDENAETMKQVYGDFCSHHMEAVSVFKELQQQNKKLQNFVKQQSHNSLVRRRGIPEFILLVTQRITKYPVLLERILHYTQEGSQEHSDLSSALARIRDIITAVDLTVSKYEKSQELQEVLARLENKSFAKLKSGKVIRKQDLHSKHRDLQHKGLLYWKTATGRLKDTLALLLTDVLVFLQEKDQRFVFAAVDQKPPVIPLQKLIVREVANEERGMFLISASSAGPEMYEVHTTTREERNAWMRHIRQAVESCPEEEEEEERSAESEEAKRAAEAKFQKISKFQETLLNQDQRICNSLEEKLQLYAELTELTLRSSQAVPHRHLLVQPDIDSESPRPASTLLTAALREAENLITILQVHDDLPVPSDNSPIRGPECCNYNSHGSSIQESPSEPDYLSTLSMSSTSLGSDSEGTGMDGVLWSSASEPKKGDTKETLFKVAESVQSLTQLLYSLQAAVTLQDSCLEIQKMRDKSQLKTLASPQNSLEHERQMGVERKKEEVEKKGLDRKKEEVDEVQKLQVKIKQDQQRWDKECVAREKQQTEQESALERREQHCVLEAQRLRCEREELEAQLLEYRNNLDRLREGQKSVDREKEKLEAQQRILQSWRHNRQSSLPVTIPLDGYKVPSHSRSGSLDGSCWTYENDAALLASVQKNHPPNHNNNPHQYPLSAPRRNHDGPRQASTFGADLSLSASLYNSLNALLSQTHRKQSQDGLTFTNYSKNPGCHQPPNNAVNPFSNRSTAQPQSTTKHFSPQLDGHSPGVWRPGHELYKNTFSSASSPSLTPLLPPQSYLSLEGHLREDGSEENIVYL
- the arhgef28a gene encoding rho guanine nucleotide exchange factor 28 isoform X2, which produces MELSRRKVPLYGQAKVFALLEGEDSMLEDAEVFIVLEGSTLVHVTKALSDVMLCFIVPGHNLAEVVSVQAYLSSETTPLTWVGGAMLEYVQDDAQELAEYLVTHGYSLSSLDHEELSSLFNLAQQSSRWVMDRRVALAMANLDIPPNWNVLGSPRTDDHSPKESLLHLAVRWGLCRLAELLLCQPGGLMAINLPNKEGVTPLQLAHASGNRELLELLTHPPNPLATPPAGLSQVWADRSRLLRYCHDTGNLTLTVRQNLKWSSEESRHADIQLLRNRLRDEGFLREIKALRRERTETIFGKEQLVDDPAENGPFLDKSGDNSAADENDYEEPLMFCLNQEDQEDEQSDSEKSQSIGESQTSSPTLAAAARLSAMIHGKDRVYANAMVVQQVDDVDMKYHSSPPPDVGNLCWEPFTMTPHDSRTCPKNPHPPTPRNGERAVRSPGPEKSKDSPLQISPPSPSSPFASPPSFPSSPLASAFRLFEGSQRRQPQSNLPVSPTLNRRGCNLPATTRGLSPSLECDSGEEDILGHSYPCSASKLQCSSPDFNRSHSDSTQKPSKNPEEGEVRLRSYSYSSPKVRPSRPLLNRDATITDLAEEQSVLNLTETSKEKRVLGFRKRAQSAEEESSASLQHLTLTEFLKEIEDEEWDKYIIPSKVESEKYKVSRTFSFLKSRMSSTRNKTKVKGKEAKDGKDKNGAAHGHQFVPASPSGPAVCVACDKSVSGKELLQCSNCFLNVHKNCRDSVTQCGKKLQEKNALLTKSKTLSLPQTSVKGIPSSTPLAFSSVSSSSSLTPTTKEKRETLDALSKGLSVSLESRRLSDTTAMEIDSIPTAYGSQFDEGAPMTILPLVDPPIAPQDDVDAPLLSDLSADLLGLDAESWSLAVSPDFCRQHDRRAIKRQDVIYELMQTELHHIQTLTVMSEVFRRGMLEELQLDWDCVARIFPCLDSLLLFHRNLFGSLQECRQASTQAENQRNYLIHQIGDILLQQFSDENAETMKQVYGDFCSHHMEAVSVFKELQQQNKKLQNFVKQQSHNSLVRRRGIPEFILLVTQRITKYPVLLERILHYTQEGSQEHSDLSSALARIRDIITAVDLTVSKYEKSQELQEVLARLENKSFAKLKSGKVIRKQDLHSKHRDLQHKGLLYWKTATGRLKDTLALLLTDVLVFLQEKDQRFVFAAVDQKPPVIPLQKLIVREVANEERGMFLISASSAGPEMYEVHTTTREERNAWMRHIRQAVESCPEEEEEEERSAESEEAKRAAEAKFQKISKFQETLLNQDQRICNSLEEKLQLYAELTELTLRSSQAVPHRHLLVQPDIDSESPRPASTLLTAALREAENLITILQVHDDLPVPSDNSPIRGPECCNYNSHGSSIQESPSEPDYLSTLSMSSTSLGSDSEGTGMDGVLWSSASEPKKGDTKETLFKVAESVQSLTQLLYSLQAAVTLQDSCLEIQKMRDKSQLKTLASPQNSLEHERQMGVERKKEEVEKKGLDRKKEEVDEVQKLQVKIKQDQQRWDKECVAREKQQTEQESALERREQHCVLEAQRLRCEREELEAQLLEYRNNLDRLREGQKSVDREKEKLEAQQRILQSWRHNRQSSLPVTIPLDGYKVPSHSRSGSLDGSCWTYENDAALLASVQKNHPPNHNNNPHQYPLSAPRRNHDGPRQASTFGADLSLSASLYNSLNALLSQTHRKQSQDGLTFTNYSKNPGCHQPPNNAVNPFSNRSTAQPQSTTKHFSPQLDGHSPGVWRPGHELYKNTFSSASSPSLTPLLPPQSYLSLEGHLREDGSEENIVYL
- the arhgef28a gene encoding rho guanine nucleotide exchange factor 28 isoform X5, translated to MDSDSDSPFNYSWPSFPRMRMRKSSGKKGTRVQSIGESQTSSPTLAAAARLSAMIHGKDRVYANAMVVQQVDDVDMKYHSSPPPDVGNLCWEPFTMTPHDSRTCPKNPHPPTPRNGERAVRSPGPEKSKDSPLQISPPSPSSPFASPPSFPSSPLASAFRLFEGSQRRQPQSNLPVSPTLNRRGCNLPATTRGLSPSLECDSGEEDILGHSYPCSASKLQCSSPDFNRSHSDSTQKPSKNPEEGEVRLRSYSYSSPKVRPSRPLLNRDATITDLAEDGAFSSSGRSLLQALSLSKSLSRLNQVKQSVLNLTETSKEKRVLGFRKRAQSAEEESSASLQHLTLTEFLKEIEDEEWDKYIIPSKVESEKYKVSRTFSFLKSRMSSTRNKTKVKGKEAKDGKDKNGAAHGHQFVPASPSGPAVCVACDKSVSGKELLQCSNCFLNVHKNCRDSVTQCGKKLQEKNALLTKSKTLSLPQTSVKGIPSSTPLAFSSVSSSSSLTPTTKEKRETLDALSKGLSVSLESRRLSDTTAMEIDSIPTAYGSQFDEGAPMTILPLVDPPIAPQDDVDAPLLSDLSADLLGLDAESWSLAVSPDFCRQHDRRAIKRQDVIYELMQTELHHIQTLTVMSEVFRRGMLEELQLDWDCVARIFPCLDSLLLFHRNLFGSLQECRQASTQAENQRNYLIHQIGDILLQQFSDENAETMKQVYGDFCSHHMEAVSVFKELQQQNKKLQNFVKQQSHNSLVRRRGIPEFILLVTQRITKYPVLLERILHYTQEGSQEHSDLSSALARIRDIITAVDLTVSKYEKSQELQEVLARLENKSFAKLKSGKVIRKQDLHSKHRDLQHKGLLYWKTATGRLKDTLALLLTDVLVFLQEKDQRFVFAAVDQKPPVIPLQKLIVREVANEERGMFLISASSAGPEMYEVHTTTREERNAWMRHIRQAVESCPEEEEEEERSAESEEAKRAAEAKFQKISKFQETLLNQDQRICNSLEEKLQLYAELTELTLRSSQAVPHRHLLVQPDIDSESPRPASTLLTAALREAENLITILQVHDDLPVPSDNSPIRGPECCNYNSHGSSIQESPSEPDYLSTLSMSSTSLGSDSEGTGMDGVLWSSASEPKKGDTKETLFKVAESVQSLTQLLYSLQAAVTLQDSCLEIQKMRDKSQLKTLASPQNSLEHERQMGVERKKEEVEKKGLDRKKEEVDEVQKLQVKIKQDQQRWDKECVAREKQQTEQESALERREQHCVLEAQRLRCEREELEAQLLEYRNNLDRLREGQKSVDREKEKLEAQQRILQSWRHNRQSSLPVTIPLDGYKVPSHSRSGSLDGSCWTYENDAALLASVQKNHPPNHNNNPHQYPLSAPRRNHDGPRQASTFGADLSLSASLYNSLNALLSQTHRKQSQDGLTFTNYSKNPGCHQPPNNAVNPFSNRSTAQPQSTTKHFSPQLDGHSPGVWRPGHELYKNTFSSASSPSLTPLLPPQSYLSLEGHLREDGSEENIVYL